A region from the Gemmatimonadota bacterium genome encodes:
- a CDS encoding VWA domain-containing protein: MSIRSQRDTFTGPGPAWSNERGSVVLFVALAMVLLLGMSGLAVDMGRAYLSRARMVRAVDAAALAGARVFRSGQGQARQHALAIAQANGLGNGNQGPNLSVQFGQNQFGENTVQVTASETMPTLLARVLGRTTVDIRARAEAATPPVDLILVIDHSGSLQQAGAWGDLQDAARSFVQKFDDNIDQMGLVGFNTRATQRVWLTDHFTGSITSTINTMTSAGWTNTGQSLKYAYDQLTGGAVRQRSVKVVVFFTDGRPTAFRDVIGLPGSEQDRVMAVGETGSNVVGYWDDPLNTLPNQGNPPSVDGCANSSNCFGYWNGDLARTKAHDDGRTWASAIRGDGAYIYTIGLGWAVESYLDELSNEGGISDPGQPRGRTYVAPTAADLDAVFDLVASDIFVRLAS, from the coding sequence ATGTCCATCCGCTCACAGCGCGACACCTTCACTGGCCCCGGGCCCGCCTGGTCCAACGAGCGTGGTTCCGTCGTGCTCTTCGTCGCGCTCGCCATGGTGCTGTTGCTCGGGATGAGTGGGCTGGCCGTGGACATGGGGCGCGCGTATCTGAGCCGCGCCCGCATGGTGCGGGCCGTGGACGCCGCAGCGCTCGCCGGCGCTCGTGTCTTCCGCAGCGGTCAGGGCCAAGCGCGCCAGCACGCGCTGGCCATCGCCCAGGCGAACGGGCTGGGGAACGGCAACCAAGGACCCAACCTCAGTGTGCAGTTCGGCCAGAACCAGTTCGGTGAGAACACCGTGCAGGTGACGGCCTCGGAGACGATGCCGACGCTGCTGGCGCGGGTGTTGGGGCGCACGACCGTGGACATCCGGGCGCGCGCCGAAGCGGCGACCCCTCCCGTCGACCTGATCCTGGTCATCGACCACTCCGGCTCGTTGCAGCAGGCCGGCGCCTGGGGCGATCTCCAGGATGCCGCGCGCTCCTTCGTGCAGAAGTTCGACGACAATATCGACCAGATGGGATTGGTCGGGTTCAATACGCGGGCCACGCAGCGGGTCTGGCTGACGGATCACTTCACCGGTTCCATCACCAGTACCATCAACACCATGACCTCTGCGGGTTGGACCAATACCGGGCAGTCGCTCAAGTACGCCTACGACCAGCTGACAGGCGGCGCAGTGCGACAGCGCTCCGTCAAAGTGGTCGTCTTCTTCACAGACGGGCGGCCCACGGCCTTTCGCGATGTGATCGGACTCCCGGGATCCGAGCAGGATCGAGTGATGGCAGTCGGCGAGACCGGCAGCAACGTGGTCGGGTATTGGGACGATCCGCTCAACACCCTCCCCAACCAGGGCAACCCACCCTCCGTGGATGGGTGCGCCAACTCCTCCAATTGCTTCGGCTATTGGAACGGCGACCTCGCCCGCACCAAGGCGCACGACGATGGGCGGACCTGGGCCAGCGCGATCCGGGGTGACGGGGCCTACATCTACACCATCGGCCTGGGATGGGCGGTCGAGTCCTACCTCGACGAGTTGTCCAACGAGGGCGGGATCTCCGATCCTGGTCAGCCGCGCGGGCGCACCTACGTGGCGCCCACGGCCGCGGATCTCGATGCCGTGTTCGACCTGGTGGCGTCCGACATCTTCGTCCGCCTCGCCTCCTGA
- a CDS encoding pilus assembly protein, with protein sequence MRLIRSLWHRRRGQSLVEFAIAIPVAVFLLLSVVEVGRHFYTRATVRNAVQEAARFAITGQTLTDPATGTPLSRAESIKQVLVDRAVQLNIPVSDIVLDPSNGGGPDELVRISLTYLYQFGGGMLPSFMPTTMPITVSTTVKNEPIF encoded by the coding sequence ATGCGACTGATCCGTTCACTCTGGCACCGCCGGCGGGGGCAGAGCCTCGTCGAGTTCGCGATCGCGATCCCGGTGGCTGTCTTCCTTCTTCTCTCCGTCGTGGAGGTAGGGCGCCACTTCTACACGCGGGCCACCGTGCGCAACGCGGTGCAGGAAGCGGCCCGCTTCGCGATCACCGGTCAGACGCTGACGGACCCGGCCACCGGCACGCCCCTGTCGCGCGCGGAGTCCATCAAACAGGTCCTGGTCGACCGGGCCGTCCAGCTCAACATCCCCGTCTCCGACATCGTGTTGGACCCGTCCAACGGGGGCGGACCGGACGAGCTGGTGCGCATCTCGCTCACCTATCTGTATCAGTTCGGAGGGGGCATGCTGCCCAGCTTCATGCCCACCACCATGCCGATCACCGTCAGCACCACGGTCAAGAATGAGCCCATCTTCTAG
- a CDS encoding response regulator transcription factor: protein MSQTSTPAIRIVIADDHAVVREGIRRVLGQAADLEVVGEAASGAAAVELVERTRPDVVILDVTMPEGTGLEVTRQLRAGGCNSGILILSMHERPQYVLEAVRSGANGYVLKDTPPNQLRDAVRTVARCEEYFPHSVAGTLGEALEREAESEELQGRLAQLTPREHEVLVLIARGSTNKEIAESLGISPRTVETHRESLMNKLEVRTVAGLTRLVIEMRLDEA, encoded by the coding sequence ATGAGCCAGACATCGACACCTGCCATTCGCATCGTGATCGCCGACGATCACGCCGTCGTTCGCGAAGGGATTCGCCGCGTGCTCGGTCAGGCCGCCGATCTCGAAGTGGTGGGCGAGGCAGCGTCCGGGGCCGCCGCGGTGGAGCTCGTGGAGCGGACGCGGCCGGATGTGGTCATTCTCGACGTGACCATGCCGGAGGGCACGGGCCTCGAGGTGACGCGACAGCTGCGGGCCGGCGGCTGCAACTCGGGGATCCTCATCCTCAGCATGCATGAGCGCCCCCAATACGTCCTGGAAGCGGTCCGCTCCGGAGCCAACGGTTATGTCCTCAAGGACACGCCTCCCAACCAACTACGCGATGCGGTGCGTACGGTTGCCCGTTGCGAGGAGTACTTCCCGCACTCCGTGGCTGGAACGCTGGGGGAGGCATTGGAACGGGAGGCCGAGTCCGAGGAGTTGCAGGGCCGCCTCGCCCAGCTCACCCCCCGTGAGCACGAGGTCCTGGTGCTCATCGCGCGAGGAAGCACGAACAAGGAGATCGCCGAGTCCCTGGGAATCAGCCCCCGTACGGTCGAGACCCACCGCGAAAGCCTCATGAACAAGCTGGAGGTACGCACCGTGGCCGGGTTGACGCGCCTCGTGATCGAGATGCGCCTCGACGAAGCGTAG
- a CDS encoding histidine kinase, giving the protein MNWHVPAGALDELGATLLQLTVTIGLGLLCLGLFLRYRKPYFRWWALAWSLYALRLLAILSFLLSEHSIWLFWHQVITGWTALTLLWAALQFSRRPEWRWSYAWLALFPPLWSYVAIYRLEHFIWAALPAVLFLSLATLWTGAVFFVHQRRVGSQAARWLAVAFALWALHHLDYPLLRAQGAWTPWGYYLDIVFELSVGLGILLLVEEDLARGLETLSALSGDLQRASAGGDVLSVLVGRPLTLPAVRGAALYLAGEGGGYRIGAGECAGWETQQKNGPIEAGIRRSLETGVPERIRLGHRRTEGFVSVLPIVNGARITGALVILSAARDPFTALDDRFLAALGQQMGTALESDALHRRLSERTEALERLSVGTVRQHEEERRRLSRELHDETAQVFAALSLELGALRERAPAELGDEFDTALGLVGSAITSIRSVAEQLRPALLDDLGLLPALTALVDDFRSRGGLTLTTEFPRDLPDLKPDAELALFRALQEALSNVARHTASAAAHVSLRRNGRSVLLEVADSGGTRLHGAVESGGSGLAGLRERLSSVGGTLNFDRDDSGSRVQVVLPIRAES; this is encoded by the coding sequence ATGAATTGGCACGTGCCCGCGGGGGCCCTGGACGAGTTGGGCGCCACGCTCCTGCAGCTGACGGTGACCATCGGCCTGGGCTTGCTCTGCCTCGGCCTCTTCCTGCGGTACCGCAAGCCCTATTTCCGTTGGTGGGCGCTGGCCTGGAGCCTGTACGCGCTGCGTCTGCTCGCCATCCTCTCCTTTCTGCTGAGCGAGCACTCGATCTGGTTGTTCTGGCACCAGGTCATCACCGGGTGGACGGCGTTGACGTTGCTCTGGGCCGCGCTGCAGTTCTCGCGGCGGCCCGAGTGGAGGTGGAGCTACGCCTGGCTGGCACTCTTTCCCCCGCTGTGGTCCTACGTGGCCATCTACCGCCTGGAGCACTTCATCTGGGCGGCGCTCCCGGCCGTGCTCTTCCTGAGCCTGGCCACGCTGTGGACCGGTGCGGTCTTCTTCGTCCATCAACGCCGCGTGGGCTCGCAGGCCGCTCGTTGGCTGGCGGTCGCGTTCGCGCTCTGGGCGCTTCACCATCTGGACTACCCGCTGCTCCGCGCTCAGGGCGCATGGACCCCGTGGGGCTACTATCTGGACATCGTCTTCGAGCTCAGCGTCGGGCTGGGCATTCTGCTGCTCGTCGAAGAGGACCTGGCCCGGGGGCTGGAGACGCTGTCCGCCCTCTCCGGGGACCTCCAGCGCGCATCGGCCGGCGGAGACGTGCTGAGCGTGCTCGTGGGTCGGCCGCTGACACTGCCGGCAGTGCGGGGCGCCGCCCTCTACCTTGCCGGGGAGGGCGGTGGCTACCGGATCGGCGCAGGGGAGTGCGCCGGATGGGAGACCCAGCAGAAGAACGGTCCCATCGAGGCCGGGATCCGTCGCTCTCTGGAGACGGGCGTTCCCGAGCGCATCCGGCTCGGCCATCGTCGTACGGAGGGGTTCGTCTCCGTTCTACCCATCGTGAACGGCGCCCGGATCACGGGAGCCCTCGTGATCCTCAGCGCGGCTCGTGACCCGTTCACGGCGCTCGACGACCGTTTCCTGGCCGCACTCGGACAGCAGATGGGCACCGCCCTGGAGAGCGATGCGCTGCACCGACGCCTGAGCGAGCGGACCGAGGCGTTGGAGCGCCTATCGGTGGGCACGGTGCGCCAACACGAAGAGGAGCGCCGCCGACTCTCGAGAGAGCTGCACGACGAAACCGCCCAGGTCTTCGCGGCGCTCAGCCTCGAGCTCGGAGCGCTGCGCGAACGGGCTCCCGCGGAGCTGGGCGACGAGTTCGACACGGCCTTGGGCCTGGTGGGAAGCGCCATCACCAGCATCCGCTCGGTGGCCGAGCAGCTTCGGCCTGCCCTGTTGGACGATCTCGGCCTGTTGCCCGCCTTGACGGCCCTGGTCGACGACTTCCGGTCGCGGGGCGGTCTGACCCTCACCACCGAGTTTCCGAGGGACCTCCCGGACCTCAAGCCCGACGCGGAGCTGGCGCTGTTTCGCGCCTTGCAGGAGGCGCTGTCCAACGTGGCCCGCCACACTGCGTCCGCCGCCGCCCATGTCTCCCTGCGGCGCAACGGCCGCTCCGTCCTGCTGGAGGTCGCCGACTCCGGCGGCACACGCCTCCACGGCGCGGTGGAGTCAGGCGGATCGGGCCTCGCGGGACTGCGCGAGCGCCTGTCCTCGGTCGGAGGCACACTGAACTTCGATCGGGACGACAGCGGATCGCGCGTCCAGGTCGTCCTCCCCATCCGTGCGGAGTCATGA
- a CDS encoding FAD-linked oxidase C-terminal domain-containing protein — translation MKNGTNDTRRARSLGKRLMRVFSGEVHWDRSTRGMYATDASIYQVLPLLVAKPRSREDLEAALTMARTEGLSVTPRGAGTSQGGQAIGPGLVLDVSRHLHQLLEVDSTRRTALVQPGIVLDRLNRALRPEGLFFPVDVATGSRATIGGMAGNNSAGARSIVYGHMVENVRALRTLLPDGSHAEFRTRRGGEVGASRAPEHLRRRLAALRAREDAELERRLPRVPRHVAGYNLHRVEPDGRGLGDILVGSEGTLGLFTEIELALAPLPAHRVLGVCRFPTLHAALSAVPALVELSPSAVELVDGTVIERAWALPQFRATVERLARGASNALLFVEFQGPERDRLRRRLDEVVELLDERGHPRALVRAETPEFQESIWALRRAGMNLVTATRSSRKPVSFLEDCAVPVERLAEYAERVTEVFDAHGLTGTWYAHASVGCLHVRPALDLKTDEDLGRMRTVAEAMLDIVRDLGGSHSGEHGDGRLRSEFLGPMLGSRLTRAFAEIKAAFDPNGLLNPGIIVDPPRMDDRRLLRYGPAYRELPVLTGLDWSAWGSFLAAAEACNNNGACRKREPGVMCPSFRVTGDEADVPRGRANVLRLALSGQLRPDELVQEEVAQALDLCVGCKACRQECPAGVDVNRMKTEVLHQRRLAHGVSVRTRAFAHLPRLAPWMARLPGLANLPARSPSAARLLERVLGVARAQALPRWRSDPWSEAELGPGRASSGERDVLLFVDTFTRYFDPENARALTHVLRRAGYEVRSLPRAPGERPYCCGRTYLSAGMIDEARAEATRFAEALSRAGSPHSPVVGLEPSCVLTMRDEWPALLPEPSLREAPALLVDEFLTGEREAGRLALELSAIPSTRVRVHGHCHQKAFGLEAATLAMLRLIPGVHVEPLAGGCCGMAGSFGYEAEHAQISREMAGLDLVPLLGQLRDGERVVANGTSCRHQIGDLTGIPAVHAIRLLAEALG, via the coding sequence GTGAAGAACGGTACAAACGATACACGGCGCGCGCGCTCACTGGGCAAGCGCCTCATGCGTGTCTTCAGTGGCGAGGTGCACTGGGACCGCAGCACGCGTGGCATGTATGCGACGGACGCATCGATCTATCAGGTCCTCCCCCTGCTGGTGGCCAAGCCCCGGAGCCGAGAGGATCTCGAGGCGGCCCTGACCATGGCGCGCACGGAGGGGTTGTCGGTGACGCCGCGCGGCGCCGGGACCTCTCAGGGGGGCCAAGCCATCGGTCCGGGCCTGGTGCTGGACGTGAGCCGACACCTGCATCAGCTGCTCGAGGTGGATTCGACCCGACGCACGGCGCTCGTGCAGCCGGGCATCGTGCTCGATCGCCTCAATCGAGCGCTACGCCCGGAAGGCCTGTTCTTCCCCGTGGACGTGGCCACCGGATCGCGCGCGACGATCGGGGGGATGGCCGGCAACAACTCTGCGGGCGCGCGCTCCATCGTGTACGGTCACATGGTGGAGAACGTGCGGGCCCTGCGCACGCTGCTTCCCGACGGTTCTCACGCGGAGTTCCGCACGCGCCGAGGAGGGGAGGTGGGCGCAAGCCGAGCTCCCGAGCACCTGCGCCGGCGCCTCGCTGCGCTGCGGGCCCGAGAGGACGCAGAGTTGGAGCGCAGGCTTCCGCGAGTGCCCCGGCACGTGGCTGGCTACAATCTGCATCGTGTCGAGCCGGATGGACGGGGGCTCGGCGACATCCTGGTGGGATCGGAAGGCACGCTCGGCCTCTTCACCGAGATCGAGCTGGCGCTGGCACCCCTCCCGGCGCATCGCGTGCTCGGTGTCTGCCGCTTCCCCACGCTACACGCGGCGCTGTCCGCGGTTCCCGCCCTGGTCGAGTTGAGCCCGAGCGCAGTCGAGCTGGTCGACGGGACCGTCATCGAGCGCGCCTGGGCGCTACCTCAGTTCCGGGCCACCGTGGAGCGGCTGGCGCGAGGCGCGAGCAACGCATTGCTGTTCGTCGAGTTTCAGGGCCCTGAGCGGGACCGACTCCGGCGACGCCTCGACGAGGTCGTGGAGTTGCTCGATGAGCGTGGGCACCCCCGCGCGCTGGTTCGCGCGGAGACGCCGGAGTTCCAGGAGTCCATCTGGGCGCTGCGCCGGGCGGGCATGAACCTGGTGACCGCGACACGCTCCAGTCGCAAACCCGTCTCCTTCCTCGAGGATTGCGCGGTTCCCGTGGAGCGCCTTGCGGAGTACGCCGAGCGGGTGACAGAGGTCTTCGATGCCCATGGATTGACCGGCACCTGGTACGCGCACGCGTCCGTGGGCTGCCTGCACGTGCGACCCGCGCTGGATCTCAAGACGGATGAGGATCTCGGTCGCATGCGCACGGTGGCCGAGGCGATGTTGGACATCGTGCGAGACCTGGGAGGATCGCATTCAGGCGAACACGGCGACGGGCGGCTACGCTCGGAGTTCCTGGGGCCCATGCTGGGGTCCAGGCTCACACGGGCCTTCGCCGAGATCAAGGCAGCCTTCGATCCGAACGGCTTGCTGAATCCCGGAATCATCGTCGATCCACCACGCATGGACGACCGCCGGCTGCTGCGCTACGGACCCGCGTACCGGGAGCTCCCCGTGCTCACCGGGCTCGATTGGAGTGCCTGGGGCTCGTTTCTGGCGGCAGCGGAGGCGTGCAACAACAACGGCGCCTGCCGCAAGCGCGAGCCTGGCGTGATGTGTCCTTCGTTCCGGGTGACCGGAGACGAAGCCGACGTCCCCCGCGGGCGCGCCAACGTGTTGCGCCTCGCGCTCTCCGGTCAGCTCCGCCCCGATGAGCTGGTGCAGGAGGAAGTGGCGCAAGCACTCGATCTGTGCGTGGGCTGCAAGGCGTGTCGTCAGGAGTGTCCTGCCGGCGTGGACGTGAACCGCATGAAGACGGAGGTGCTGCACCAACGCCGTCTCGCGCACGGAGTGTCGGTCCGCACTCGCGCCTTCGCCCACCTGCCGAGATTGGCGCCCTGGATGGCGCGTCTGCCGGGCCTCGCGAACCTCCCGGCCCGCTCCCCCTCTGCCGCGCGGCTGCTCGAGCGTGTATTGGGGGTGGCGCGAGCCCAGGCGTTGCCGCGTTGGCGCTCCGACCCGTGGAGCGAGGCCGAATTGGGGCCGGGACGGGCATCGTCCGGGGAGCGTGACGTGTTGCTGTTCGTGGATACGTTCACCCGGTACTTCGATCCGGAGAACGCGCGCGCGCTCACACATGTGTTGCGCAGGGCCGGCTATGAGGTGCGCTCGCTTCCTCGGGCGCCAGGCGAGCGACCCTACTGCTGCGGCCGTACCTATCTCTCCGCGGGCATGATCGACGAAGCCCGCGCCGAGGCGACGCGCTTTGCCGAAGCCCTCTCGCGCGCCGGCTCTCCCCACTCCCCCGTGGTGGGGCTGGAGCCCTCCTGTGTCCTCACCATGCGCGACGAGTGGCCAGCGCTCCTCCCGGAACCGTCCCTGCGCGAAGCGCCGGCTCTGCTGGTGGACGAGTTTCTGACAGGCGAGCGCGAGGCCGGTCGCTTGGCCCTCGAGCTGTCGGCGATCCCGAGCACCCGTGTGCGGGTCCACGGCCACTGCCACCAGAAGGCATTCGGGTTGGAGGCGGCCACCCTGGCCATGCTGCGCTTGATCCCGGGCGTGCACGTCGAGCCGCTGGCCGGTGGCTGTTGCGGCATGGCCGGGTCGTTCGGCTACGAGGCCGAGCACGCCCAGATCTCACGGGAGATGGCCGGGCTCGACCTGGTGCCCTTGCTGGGCCAGTTGCGGGACGGTGAACGGGTGGTCGCCAACGGAACCAGCTGTCGCCACCAGATCGGTGACCTTACCGGCATCCCCGCGGTACATGCCATCCGTCTTCTGGCAGAGGCGCTCGGGTAG
- a CDS encoding DinB family protein codes for MFDRPQAGEFLPYYATYIDQVPDGDVLDLLATQIGETERLIRTFLPDREAYRYAPDKWSVREVLGHIIDAEWVFSLRALWFARSDPSPLPGFDQDIWAEASNAGDRPLEDLLREWRALRAANLETFRGLGSDVAMRRGVANGYEVTVRALIWVTAGHERHHQRLLRERYGAA; via the coding sequence ATGTTCGACCGACCTCAAGCTGGCGAGTTCCTGCCGTACTACGCGACCTACATCGACCAGGTCCCCGACGGAGATGTGCTCGACCTGCTGGCGACGCAGATCGGGGAGACCGAACGCCTGATCCGTACCTTCCTGCCCGACCGCGAAGCGTACCGCTATGCGCCGGACAAGTGGAGCGTGCGCGAGGTGCTCGGGCACATCATCGACGCGGAGTGGGTGTTCTCGCTGCGGGCGCTCTGGTTCGCGCGCAGCGACCCGTCACCCCTTCCGGGCTTCGATCAGGACATCTGGGCGGAGGCGTCCAACGCAGGGGATCGTCCTCTCGAGGACCTCCTGCGCGAGTGGCGTGCGCTACGGGCCGCCAACCTGGAGACCTTCCGAGGGCTGGGTTCCGACGTCGCGATGCGCCGCGGCGTTGCCAACGGCTACGAGGTGACCGTTCGTGCACTGATCTGGGTCACGGCGGGCCACGAACGCCACCACCAGCGACTCCTGCGGGAGCGCTACGGCGCGGCCTGA
- a CDS encoding TadE/TadG family type IV pilus assembly protein, with amino-acid sequence MSPSSRDALRRLRRTLARSDRGQELIELAIVLPVVLFLLLGTIELGYAFTVAHAMAGLSREGASLASRGATLTEVAQVVIDNGGDINMTARGGVVASRVVVQGSTPTVTDQFSRGSVGASQMGPLGSPAAALQSISGLQDGRVLYTVEVFYAYQPITPLSGVLGRILPSSLYEAAVF; translated from the coding sequence ATGAGCCCATCTTCTAGGGACGCCCTCCGTCGCCTGCGACGGACGCTGGCGAGGAGCGACCGCGGCCAGGAGCTGATCGAGCTGGCCATCGTGCTTCCGGTGGTGCTGTTCCTCCTGCTCGGAACCATCGAGTTGGGGTACGCCTTCACCGTTGCCCATGCGATGGCCGGGCTGTCGCGCGAGGGGGCCAGCCTCGCGTCCCGCGGAGCCACGCTCACCGAGGTGGCCCAGGTGGTCATCGACAATGGGGGCGACATCAACATGACCGCCCGTGGCGGTGTGGTGGCCAGTCGCGTGGTGGTCCAGGGTTCGACGCCCACCGTCACGGACCAGTTCTCCCGAGGCAGTGTGGGAGCGAGCCAGATGGGCCCGCTCGGGTCTCCGGCAGCGGCCCTGCAGAGCATCTCCGGGCTGCAGGACGGTCGGGTGCTCTACACGGTCGAGGTGTTCTACGCGTATCAGCCGATCACCCCGCTCTCCGGTGTGCTCGGACGGATCCTCCCGTCCTCGCTGTACGAGGCGGCTGTCTTCTAG
- a CDS encoding aminotransferase class V-fold PLP-dependent enzyme → MTYRPGRHLLQLPGPSNVPDRILRAMHRNTIDHRGPEFQALARRVLDGMKRVFRTEGRVFIYPSSATGAWEAAMTNTLSPGDRVLFFDRGFFAEAWSRVAARLGLEVVKVPGDWRTGVSAADLRAALRADPERRIRAVMVVHNETSTGVTTELPALRAVLDELAHPALFLVDAVSSLAATEYRHDEWGVDVCISGSQKALMLPPGLAFAAVGPRALERSAQATLARSYWSWSEQIRFNDDGYFPYTPATGLLFGLDEALRMLEAEGLETVFSRHARFAAATRSAVAAWGLETYSTRPSEHSNAATTVRVPEGHSGDALRRVILERWDMSLGSGLGPLADQVFRIGHLGDFNDLMLMGTLSGVEMGLRAAGVPHRSGGAQAALEHLSA, encoded by the coding sequence GTGACCTATCGCCCCGGCCGCCACCTCCTGCAGCTCCCCGGCCCCAGCAACGTGCCGGACCGCATCCTGCGCGCCATGCACAGGAACACGATCGATCATCGAGGCCCCGAGTTCCAGGCGCTGGCCCGGCGTGTCCTGGACGGCATGAAGCGCGTGTTCCGTACGGAGGGACGCGTGTTCATCTATCCATCCAGCGCCACGGGCGCCTGGGAAGCGGCGATGACCAACACCCTTTCGCCGGGCGACCGGGTCCTCTTCTTCGATCGGGGTTTCTTCGCAGAGGCATGGTCCAGAGTGGCGGCCCGCCTGGGCCTGGAGGTGGTGAAGGTCCCAGGGGATTGGCGAACCGGCGTGTCGGCCGCCGACCTGCGCGCCGCGCTGCGCGCGGACCCCGAGCGGCGCATCCGCGCCGTCATGGTCGTCCACAACGAGACCTCCACCGGTGTGACCACGGAGCTGCCCGCGCTGCGCGCCGTGTTGGACGAGCTGGCGCACCCCGCACTGTTCCTGGTCGACGCGGTCTCGTCCCTGGCCGCCACCGAGTACCGGCACGACGAGTGGGGTGTCGACGTGTGCATCTCCGGCTCGCAGAAGGCGCTCATGCTCCCTCCGGGCCTCGCGTTCGCCGCGGTGGGGCCGCGCGCTCTCGAACGAAGCGCGCAGGCAACCCTGGCTCGCTCGTACTGGAGCTGGAGCGAGCAGATCCGCTTCAACGACGACGGCTACTTCCCCTACACGCCGGCGACCGGCCTGCTGTTCGGTCTGGACGAGGCCCTGCGCATGCTGGAGGCGGAAGGGCTGGAAACCGTGTTTTCTCGCCACGCACGCTTCGCCGCGGCCACCCGCAGCGCCGTCGCTGCCTGGGGGTTGGAGACCTACAGCACCCGTCCATCCGAGCACTCCAACGCGGCCACCACCGTGCGCGTGCCGGAGGGCCACTCGGGGGATGCGCTCCGGCGGGTCATCCTGGAGCGGTGGGACATGTCCCTGGGCAGCGGGCTCGGTCCATTGGCCGACCAGGTCTTTCGCATCGGGCATCTGGGCGACTTCAACGACCTGATGCTGATGGGAACTCTGAGCGGAGTCGAGATGGGGCTGCGCGCCGCCGGGGTGCCCCATCGCAGCGGCGGGGCCCAGGCGGCGCTGGAGCACCTTTCGGCGTGA